The following DNA comes from Sediminitomix flava.
TTTGGCGAGAAGCTGGACACAAGAAAGAAGAGAACTAGATTATCTCAGATACGCTGGCGCGAGTGATGTCACAGCCAAAGAAGTTAAACTTTTCGGACTGTCAGATTATATAGCTGACCGATTCAAGATTCTTTCCCATAAATACTTCTTGGAAAGTAAAGACCTCGCTCAAAAAAGAGCTTTGTGGGGTTCCTTTTTCAATATCATCAGTAGTGCTGCTTACTATATTGCATACGTTCTTATTGTTTTCAATACGATTGGAGGAATCTTTTCACTCGGAGACCTCACATTTCTTTCGGGCTCTTTCAACCGACTAAGAACGAAATTGCAAGGCTTTTTTACCCGATTCACATCCATCACAGACAAAGCCCTCTACCTCAATGACTATTTCGAGTTTCTTGATCTGAAATCTGAAAATGAAGAAACAGAGAAACTTCCTATGCCTAAAATGATCGAGAAGGGTTTTGAATTTAGAGGTGTAGGCTTTAAATATCCTCAATCAGAGAATTGGGTTGTTAGAAATATCAATTTTGAATTGAAAGCAGGTGAAAAACTTGCCTTTGTAGGTGAAAATGGAGCGGGGAAAACTACGCTGACAAAACTCCTACTACGATTCTACGAACCTACTGAAGGAGAAATTCTTTTAGATGGCATTCCTGTCGATCAGTTTAACCTTACCGACTACCAAACTTATTTCGGAGTCATCTTCCAAGATTTTGTAAAGTTTGAACTTACTGTAAGAGAAAATGTAGCTGTAGGTGAAATCAATCAGATCCTCAATCAATCAAAAATTGATGAAGTAGCACAAAAAAGCTTGGCAAATACCGTTGTTGAAAAACTACCAATGGGCTATGATCAACCTTTAGGTAGAAGATTCAAAAAAGGGAAAGAACTTTCGGGAGGTGAATGGCAAAAAATCGCCATGGCTAGAGCTTACATGAAAGATGCAGAAGTCCTGATTCTTGATGAACCAACATCTGCCTTAGATGCTAGAGCAGAAACAGAAACCTTCAATAGATTCATCAATCTAACAAAAGGGAAAACGGCAGTCATCATCTCTCACAGATTCAGTACCGTAAGAATTGCAGACCGAATTATGGTCTTGAAAAATGGAACGGTTGAAGAAATTGGCTCACATGATGAGTTAATGGAAAATGATGCATTATATGCAGAACTATTCAATCTACAGGCGATCGGGTATCAGTAATCAAAGTCAGATACCATACAATTCTTCATCCCCGATTATAGCTATTCATTCATAAATACCTTTGAAAAATGCTTTTCTATATTTAATTAGGGAAGCATTTTTTTAAACCAATTCAAAAGATGAAAACTAAAAACAAATTACTTTTCCTTTCAATTACCTTATTCACTTTACTCCAAAGTTGTCAGAAAAAAACAGAGGAGCACACTCAAGATGAAACAAGAGGATGGACGGTTCTTCACGAAGAAAAAGGTTTGCACTTAAGAGGATTGAGTCCTATTTCTGAAAATGTAGCATGGGCTAGCGGTGTAAACGGCTCAATCTTAAGAACCGCTGATGGTGGTAAAACTTGGGAAAAATTCAGTGTAAATGGAGCAGATTCTTTAGATTTCAGAGATATAGAAGCATTTGACGATCAGACCGCAATAGCTATAACAGCAGGTAGCCCTGCCAAAATATATAAAACTACGAATGCAGGTAAAGAATGGGCTTTAAGCTATTTAAATGAAGATAGAGCTATTTTCATGGATGCGATGGGATTTTGGGATAATCAGAATGGAATCGCATTTGGCGACCCTATGAATGGACATTTGAAAATCATAACTACTGCAGATGGTGGAAAAACATGGACAGACATTCCTTCAGAAAACATCCCTCAAGCAAATGAAATGGAAGGCGGATTTGCTGCTAGTGGTAGCTGCCTTGTCGTAGAAGGTGACAGTAATGTTTGGATAGGAACTGGTGGTGCAGAAGCTAGAGTCTACTTCTCTACAAACAGAGGAAAGACTTGGACGATCACTAATACCCCAATTCGATCTGGAATAGGTTCTTCGGGAATTTACACTTTGACAATGCAAGATCAATTGAACGGTGTAGCAATGGGAGGAGATTATACAATGCCAGATAGCACAAAAGCAATTGCAGCTTACACAAACGATGGAGGAAAAACATGGCAGAAATCAAATGACGTTCCTTCGGGCTACCGATCATGTGTTATCGCTTTGAAAGCTAAAAAAGGAACTTACCTTTCAATTAGTAAAACAGGAATGGATATTTCAACGGATAATGGTTTAAATTGGGTCAATGTCGATTCTGTAGGTTTTTATACCCTTTACCAAGCCAAAGAAGATCAAAGCCTTTGGGCATCAGGAAGCCACGGACGAATTGGAAAGTGGCATGGAAAACTTAGCAAATAAAATACTTAACCATTTTTGTAATGAACAATTTCATCAAACTTAGCCTTTTACTTCTCTTGAGCTTACAAGCATGTACAGACCTTTCTGTTAATTGCAATGATGTATCATGCGATACCCCTCCTTCTCCTTTCTATTTTGAATTGATAAATGAAGGCACTGATACTAATTTATTAAACAATGACACCATCTTTGCTCAAAGCATACAAATCATTGATTTAGCTGACAGTTCAGAAGTTGAGTTCTACATATTCAGATATACCTCCGACTCATACTTAGAAGTTCCTATTAGTTTTGACGATCGTAGTTATGACTATGAAATCAAATCAGATAGTACAACATTATTTACCTTTCAAGTAGATACCAAAAGAGTAAATATCAAATGCTGCGAAGTAACTGAGTACACAAACTTCGCCATTGGAAATGCTTCATGGGAGTTTAATAACAACGGTAGTTATCGCATTTTTGTAGATCAAGATTAATAAATAAAAAAGGTGGTTATTTTCATTGAAATAACCACCTTTTTAGCATCTAATCTATTTACTCACAAAGATTTTTTTCACTTCTCTACTCCCCCTCATCTCATCCGAAATTACGACAAGATAGACTCCTCTTTCCCATGTAGCGACCTCTTCAATCTTTATTTCGGTTTTATCTGTTTTCAAAGTATATTCTAATTCACCAATAGAATTGAATATTTCAACTCGTTGATTTCCTTCCCGATTAAACTCAATATTCAACTGGTCAATTACTGGGTTCGGATAAACTTTGATATGAGCTGCAGGTAAAAATGAATGAGTAATAACTTTTGAATAGCTATAACTTCTATCCATATTCACTATCTTCAGTCTAAAGTATTTAAAATACCCAACCTCAATTGTGTATTCTTGAATTCTCTCATGATCTCCTACACTCGATACTTTTGCTACAGATTCGTAATTAACACCATCAAAAGAACCCTCTACATCAAAATAATCTACTTGATATTCTGAAAGTGTTGTCCATCTCACATACAAATCATTTATGTTTGAAAAATCTACATGAAAACTAACAAGAAAAAGGTATAAAGTAGCATCTCCTGTGAAACCTGGTAAATCGTCACCTTCTATACCTATAATATCCCCACCTCCAGTAATTTTACCTTCAGCACTTTCTGACGGAAAAAAGTCTCCTTTAACTTCATAAGTACCATCAATTGTTACATTAGGACCTCCAGAAATATAGAAATCACCTTCTGTGGTTAAATCACCTCCCAAATTGACGTCAAGATCTCCACTTCCTGTAATAACAAGATCTTCCTTAATTGTCGCTGTCCCATCAATATTTAAAGATGCAGAACCATTTAAAAGCAAACTTCCTTCTGCTGTTAAACTACCAGTATCTGAAACATTTAATGAACCATTTTTAACATTTAAACCTCCTTTAACGGTAAGTTGACCATTCACAGTCATAGGTGCATTATCAACGGACATTGAATCGTTGACAATTAGTGTTGCATTCGACTCAATTGTA
Coding sequences within:
- a CDS encoding ABC transporter ATP-binding protein; translated protein: MLWVGKIIIDEVVLQIDAINKDLSFLWWLVGAEFGLAVASDLLSRGINLTDSLLGDQYSIDSSVKIIKKTAELNLDQLEDADFYDKLERARRQTAGRVTLMSNVLSQVQDIIVVISLLVGVVSFEPWLILLLVVSIAPTIMNEIKFNGTSYSLARSWTQERRELDYLRYAGASDVTAKEVKLFGLSDYIADRFKILSHKYFLESKDLAQKRALWGSFFNIISSAAYYIAYVLIVFNTIGGIFSLGDLTFLSGSFNRLRTKLQGFFTRFTSITDKALYLNDYFEFLDLKSENEETEKLPMPKMIEKGFEFRGVGFKYPQSENWVVRNINFELKAGEKLAFVGENGAGKTTLTKLLLRFYEPTEGEILLDGIPVDQFNLTDYQTYFGVIFQDFVKFELTVRENVAVGEINQILNQSKIDEVAQKSLANTVVEKLPMGYDQPLGRRFKKGKELSGGEWQKIAMARAYMKDAEVLILDEPTSALDARAETETFNRFINLTKGKTAVIISHRFSTVRIADRIMVLKNGTVEEIGSHDELMENDALYAELFNLQAIGYQ
- a CDS encoding WD40/YVTN/BNR-like repeat-containing protein, translating into MKTKNKLLFLSITLFTLLQSCQKKTEEHTQDETRGWTVLHEEKGLHLRGLSPISENVAWASGVNGSILRTADGGKTWEKFSVNGADSLDFRDIEAFDDQTAIAITAGSPAKIYKTTNAGKEWALSYLNEDRAIFMDAMGFWDNQNGIAFGDPMNGHLKIITTADGGKTWTDIPSENIPQANEMEGGFAASGSCLVVEGDSNVWIGTGGAEARVYFSTNRGKTWTITNTPIRSGIGSSGIYTLTMQDQLNGVAMGGDYTMPDSTKAIAAYTNDGGKTWQKSNDVPSGYRSCVIALKAKKGTYLSISKTGMDISTDNGLNWVNVDSVGFYTLYQAKEDQSLWASGSHGRIGKWHGKLSK
- a CDS encoding T9SS type A sorting domain-containing protein, with translation MTKKINLILLVLFSLVTKLVYGQVENYTSTWDYDIVITSQADWENIANWGNAGFPDSDDNVLFNGARVVIDYDLTLSDANFSFGGGTSDFFFTIKSGRTLTVGSLFANQNQPFTIESNATLIVNDSMSVDNAPMTVNGQLTVKGGLNVKNGSLNVSDTGSLTAEGSLLLNGSASLNIDGTATIKEDLVITGSGDLDVNLGGDLTTEGDFYISGGPNVTIDGTYEVKGDFFPSESAEGKITGGGDIIGIEGDDLPGFTGDATLYLFLVSFHVDFSNINDLYVRWTTLSEYQVDYFDVEGSFDGVNYESVAKVSSVGDHERIQEYTIEVGYFKYFRLKIVNMDRSYSYSKVITHSFLPAAHIKVYPNPVIDQLNIEFNREGNQRVEIFNSIGELEYTLKTDKTEIKIEEVATWERGVYLVVISDEMRGSREVKKIFVSK